In Amycolatopsis sp. FBCC-B4732, the genomic stretch GTGATCGTGCCGCCTTCGCCCTGGAAGACGCTGATGATCTCGGCCGAGAGCTGGTTGACGTCCTTCGGGCTCAACGCCTTGAACAGCGGCTTGAAGCCGTTGAACAGCACGGTCAGGTTCAACGCGGGTTTGGTGCGCTCGGGCGGGATCGTGCCGCCGTCCTCCAGCGCGCGCTGCCCCGGGACGTCGGTGCCGAGCGCGAGGTAGCGCTGGCCGACGAGGTTGCGGTACTTGATCGTCGCGGTCACCGTCTCCGGCAGCCGGTAGGCGTGCTCGACGTCGAACCGGACCTCGGCGAAGTTCCGGTCGCCCTCGACGACGCCGATCGCGTCGACCTGGCCGACCTTGACCCCGGCGATGCGGACGTCGTCGCCTTCCTTGAGCCCGGACGCGTCGGTGAACTTCGCCAGGTACCCCGACGTCTCGCCGAAGTTCGTGTTCGCGATGGTGGCCGCGAGGACCCCGGTGAGCAGCACGGTGACGACGGCGAACACCGCGAGCTTGACCAGGGACGGCACGAAGGTCCTCACTTCAGCTCCACCTCCGCCCCGCGGTAGAGCGGCCCGACGAGCAGGCCCGCCCAGCCGGGCACGTCACCCGGCGCGGTGCCGAGCGCGGGCGAGGCGAGCAGGTCGATCAGGTCGCGTTCGTAGCTCGACCCGACGATCGTGCCGGAGCCGCCGAGGGCGCCCCCGCCGGCGGGCAGCTCCTCGGGCGGGTTCTTCGGCGGGGCGGGCTTGCTGGAGCCGTCCTCGATCGCGCCGTCCGGCGGGTACTGCGGCCAGACGCCCGGCTTCGGGACCTGCGGGTAGCAGCGCGGGCCGCGCTTGTCCTCGTACTTCGGCTCGTCGACGCCGGGGAGGTACTTGCCGCGGCTGGCGGCGAACTCGATGGTGACCCGGCTGACCTCGGGGTGCGCGGTGCCCTTGCCGAACGCCAGCTCCGCGCGCGGCACCGACTCGGCGAGCTGCCGCATCAGGCACGGGTACTCCGGCGCGTACTTCGCGAGGACGTCGAGCGTGGGCTGGATCGCCGTGGTGAGCCGGATCAGGTTGTCCTTGTTGACCTGCAGGAAGTTCGTCAGGTCGACCGAAGCCGCGGTGACGGTGGCGTAGAGGTCGCTCAGCTGCGCGCGCTGGTCGACGATCGTCCGGCTCGTAGTCGTCAGGTCGGACAGCGCCTGCAGCAGGTCCGGCGCCGCCTTGTCGTAGGTCTGCGCGACGTTGGCGAGCCCGGTGATGTCGGCCTTGACGTCCGGCAGCGACGGGTTCAGCTTGCCGAGGTAGTCGCTCAGCTGCACGAGGGTCCGGCCGAGCTGCTTGCCGCGGCCTTCGAGCGCGGTCGACACCGCCGTCAGCGTGCTCGACAGCTTTTCGGGCTGGACCGCCTGCAGCAGCGGCAGCACGTCGTCGAGGACCTTCTGCAGCTCGATCGCCGCGCTGCTGCGGTCCTGCGGGATGACGTCGCCGGCCTCGATCGGGCCTTGCGGCGCCTCGGGCAGCTGCAGGGCGACGTACCGCTCGCCGAACAGCGTCTTCGGCAGCAGCCGCGCGGCGACGTTCTTGGGGATGACGTGCGTCTTGTCCGGGTCGAGGGCCAGTTCCAGCTCGGCGTGGTCGCCCTTCGCCAGCACCGACCGGACTTCGCCGACGATCATGCCGCGGACCTTGACGTCGCCGCCGGTGCGCAGCTGGCTGCCGACGCGGTCGGTCTCCAGCTTCACGAGCGTCACCGGCGTGAAGGCCTTGTTGTATACGGCGAGCGTGCCCGTGATGAACAACGCGGCCACGAGCAGGAAGGCGAGCCCCAGCACCTGGTACCGGAGCCGCTGCCAGAGCTCGCGCGTCATCCGGAGATCCTCACCGTCGTGTTCGCGCCCCAGATCGCGAGGGACAGGAAGAAGTCCAGCACCGAGATCAGCACGATCGACGTCCGCACCGCGCGACCCACCGCGACACCGACACCCGCCGGGCCGCCGCCGGCGTTGAAGCCGTAGTAGCAGTGGGACAGGATCACGAGCACGCTGAAGACGATCACCTTCCCGAACGACCAGAGGACGTCACCGGGTGGCAGGAACAGCGTGAAGTAGTGGTCGTAGGTGCCCGCGGACTGCCCGTAGAGCCAGATGGTGATCTGGCGGGACGCGAGGTAGCTCGACAGCAGGCCGACCGCGTACAGCGGGATCACCGCGGCGACGCCGGCGAGCACCCGGGTGGTCACCAGGTACGGCATGCTCGGCACGCCCATGACCTCGAGCGCGTCGATCTCCTCGGAGATCCGCATCGCGCCGAGCTGGGCGGTGAAGCCACACCCGACGGTCGCGCTCAAGGCGAGGCCGGCCGAGAGCGGCGCGACCTCGCGGGTGTTGAAGTAGGCGGAGATGAACCCGGTGAGCGCGGCCGTGCCGAGCTGGTTCAGCGCGGAGTAGCCCTGCAGACCGACGATGAGACCGGTGAACAGCGTCATCCCGATCATCACGCCGAGCGTGCCGCCGATGACGGCGAGGCCGCCGGTGCCGAAGCAGACCTCGGTGAGCAGCCGCAGCGTTTCCCGGCCGTAGCGGCGGATCGTGCGCGGGGACCAGGCGAGCGCCTTCGCGGCGAACGCGAGCTGCTTGCCGAGGCCTTCCAGGCTCTGGCCCGGGCGCGCGATGTACTCGAGCGTCCGCTCGTGGTCGATCGGTTCCGCCGTCATCACATGGCCTTCGGCGGGACGATCCGCAGGTAGATCGCGGTGAGCACGACGTTGATGAGGAACAGCAGCAGGAACGTGATGACGACGGCCTGGTTGACCGCGTCGCCGACGCCCTTCGGCCCGGGTGGCGGGTTCAGCCCGCGGAACGCCGCCACGACACCGGCGACGAAGCCGTAGAGCAGCGCCTTGATCTCGCTGACCCAGAGGTCGGGCACCTGGGCGAGGGCGTTGAAGCTGGCCAGGTACGCGCCGGGCGTGCCGCCTTGGAGGACGACGTTGAAGAAGTAGCCGCCGAGCACCCCGACCACGCTGACCAAGCCGTTGAGGAGCACCGAAACGACCATCGCGGCCAGCACCCGGGGCACGATGAGACGCTGGATCGGGTTGACGCCCAGCACTTCCATGGCGTCGATCTCTTCGCGGATCTTGCGCGCGCCGATGTCCGCGCAGACCGCGCTGCCGCCGGCGCCCGCGACGAGCAACGCCGTGATCAGCGGGCTGGCCTGCTGCACGATGGCCAGCGCGCTGGCCGCGCCGGTGAACGACTGGGCGCCGATCTGCGCGGTCAGCGAGCCGAGCTGCAGCGCGATCACCGCGCCGAACGGGATGGCCACCAGTGCCGTGGGCAGGATCGTCACGCTGGCGAAGAACCAGCACTGCTGGATCCACTCGCGGGCCTGGAAGGGGCGCTTGAAGATCGCGCGCAGGACCTCCCACGAGAGCGTCGCCAGGCGGCCGACCTGGGTCAGGGCCGCGGTTCCCGGGAGCGTGCCCGTGCTCTCGCTCACCACACCTCCCAGTAGGTCGTCGCTGACCTCCGAGTGTTCTCCATACCCGGCGCCCGATTTTCGTTAGCGGTGTTCACTGCCTAGAAGTTGAGCGCGTGGGACGCCGTGGCTCCCCCGTCCGCGACGAACTCCGCCCCGGTGCAGTACGCGCTCTCGTCGCTGGCCAGGAACAACACCAGCTTCGCGATGTCTTCGGGCTGCCCGACGCGGCCGAGCGCGACCTTCTTGCCGACGTAGGACATGTCGACTTTCTGGCCGCCGGCCGCGGTCGAAACCATCTGGGTATCGATCGCGCCGGGGTGCACGGAATTGACGCGGATGTGCTTCTTGCCGAGTTCCATCGCCGCGACCTTGGTCATCCCGCGGATCGCGAACTTGCTCGCGGTGTAGGCGATCAGGTACGGCATCCCGGCCAGACCCTCCACAGAGGACACGTTGACGATGGAGCCACCGCCGGCGGCGGTCATCGGTTCAACGACCGAGCGCATCCCGAGAAACGCCCCGATCTGGTTCACCCGGATCACGCGTTCGTAATCGGCCAGCGTCGTCTTGCCCAGCTCGGAGAAGTGCAGGATGCCGGCGTTGTTGACCAGCACGTCCGGGGCGCCGAACTCGGTGCCCACGCGCTCGACGGCGGTGGCCCAGTCGTCCTCGCTGCCGACGTCGAGGTGCTGGTAGACGGCCTGCTCGCCGAGTTCGGCGGCGAGCTGCTTGCCCTCGTCGTCCAGGATGTCGGCGACGAGCACCTTCGCGCCTTCGGCGACGAACGCGCGGGCCGCGGCCTCGCCTTGGCCGCGCGCGGCCCCGGTGACGATGGCGATCTTCCCGTCCAGCCTCACGACTCCTCCAGGATTTCGGTGGCGGCGAACATCCGGCCGGGATCGCGTTCGGCGAAGAACGCGCTGACCGAGGTTTCCAGCTCGTCGAGGCCCCAGCGCCGCTCGATCCGCGGCGCTTCGACCAGCGCGACGGTGCCGCCGTGGACGACGAACACCTGGCCGTTGACGTGCTCGGCGGCCGGCGAGGCGAGGTAGGCGACGAAGGGGGCGACGTGCTCGACCGAGAGCGGATCGGCGCCTTCGGCAGGGGCGGCGCCGAACACGCCCTCGGTCATCGCCGTCCGCGCGCGCGGGCAGATCGCGTTGGCGCGGACGCCGTACTTGGCGAGGCCGCGGGCGGCCGACATGGTGAGCGCGGTGATGCCCGCCTTCGCCGCGGCGTAGTTGGGCTGGCCGGGCGAGCCGATGAGGAACGCTTCGGACGCCGTGTTGACCAGCCGACCGTAGACGGGCTTTCCGTCCGCTTTGGACTTTTCGCGCCAGTGCTTGGCGGCGTTGCGGGACAACAGGAAGTGCCCGCGCAGGTGCACGCGCAGCACGGTGTCCCAGTCGTCGTCGGACATCGAGAACAGCATCTTGTCGCGCAGCACGCCGGCGTTGTTGACCACGACGTCGAGCCCGCCGAGGTCGAGCGCGGCCTGGGTGAGCGCGTCGGCCGTGGCCCGCTCCCCCACGTCGCCGGCGACCGCGACGGCGGTGCCGCCCGCCGCTTCGATCTCCGCGACGACGTCCTTCGGCTCGCCGATGTCGTTGACGACGACCGTGGCGCCGCGGGCGGCCAGGGCGAGCGCTTCGGCCCGGCCCAGGCCCGCGGCGGCGCCCGTGACGATCGCAATCCTGCCGGTCAGGCTCACCGCGAGGCCTCCTCGTCGAGTCCCAGATGTCGGGCCTAGACTAGAATCTGTTCTCGGTTTGAGCAAGCCTTTCAGTGAACGGCGCTAACCGACGATGAACAGGGCGTTCTTCGGACAGCCCTTGACCGCATCGGAAACACGTTCTACCTGATCGGCCGGGACCGGACCCGGCCGGACCACCAGGTTCTCGTCGTCGTCGAGGTCGAAGACGTCCGGGGCGAAGCCGACGCACACCGCGTTCGCTTCGCAAGCCAGCCTGTCGACGCCGATCTCCATGCTTCCTCCACCACGCGAGCCCTGGTACAACTAGAACAGGTTCTATTGTAACGCCGGATCGGGGTGACGGGTGCGGATCGACTACACGCCGGAGCAGCGCGAGCTGGCCGCCGAACTTCGGGAGTACTTCGCCGAACTGATGACGCCCGAACGCCGTGACGGCCTCCGCTCGGGCGGTGGCGAGTACGGCGACGGCGCCGCCTACAAGGAAATCGTCCGGCAGCTGGGCAAGGACGGCTGGCTCGCGCTGGGCTGGCCGAAGGAGTACGGCGGACAGGGCCGGCCGATGCTCGACCAGCTGATCTTCACCGACGAAGCCGCCGTCGCCGGGGTGCCGGTCCCCTTCCTGACGGTGAACACCGTCGGGCCGACCATCATGCGCTACGGCACCGACGAGCAGAAGGCGTTCTACCTGCCCAAGATCGCCGCCGGCGAGCTGCATTTCTCGATCGGCTACTCCGAGCCCGAAGCCGGCACGGACCTGGCCTCGCTGAAGACGCGCGCGGTCCGCGACGGCGACGAGTACGTCGTCACCGGGCAGAAGATGTGGACGAGCCTGATCGAGTACGCCGACTACGTCTGGCTCGCGGTGCGGACCGACCCGTCGGCGAAGAAGCACCGCGGGCTGTCGATGCTGATCGTGCCGACGTCGGCGCCGGGGTTTTCGTGGACCAAGGTGCACACGGTCGCGGGTGCGGGCACCAGCGCGACGTACTACGACGAGGTGCGCGTGCCGGTGTCCGCGCGCGTCGCCGAGGAGAACGCGGGCTGGCCGCTGATCACCAACCAGCTCAACCACGAGCGCGTCGCGCTGACGTCGGCGGCGCCGGTGCGCAAGGCGCTGGCCGACGTCCTGGCGTGGGCGAAGGAAACCGGCGCGATCGAGCAGGAATGGGTGCGGCTGCACCTCGCGCGGGTGCACGCCGGCGCGGAGTACCTGAAGCTGCGGAACTGGCGGATCGCCTGGGCGGCCGCGGCGAGCGAGCTCGGCCCGGCGGAGGCGTCGGCGACGAAGGTGTACGGCACGGAGTTCGCGATCGAGGCCTACCGGCTGCTGATGGAGGTGCTCGGCGCGGCCGCCGTCGTCCGCGAAGGCTCGCCGGGCGCGCTGCTGGCCGGCCGGATCGAACGGCTGCACCGCTCGGCGCTCATCCTCACCTTCGGCGGCGGCACCAACGAAATCCAGCGGGACATGATCGCCGCCACCGCACTCGGCCTGCCCGTCACGCGCTAGGAGCGTCCATGGACTTCACCCCTTCCGAGGCGTCGGCCGACCTCGCCGCGCTGAGCCGGCGGATCCTCGCCGGCAAGACCACCCACGACCCGCACGGCACCGGCGGCTTCGACGCTCCACTGTGGACGGCCTTGGGACAGGCGGGCGTGCTCGACGCAGCCCTGCCGTCGTCGCTCGGCGGCGGCGGGTTCGGCCTGCTCGAACAGTGCGCGGTGCTCACCGAAATCGGCCGCGCGGTGGCGGCGGTCCCCTACCTGCCCTCGATCACGATGGCGGCGTCGGCGCTGGCCGAGTTCGGCACGCCCGAGCTGGTGGACCGCTGGGTGCTGCCGGTGCTGCGCGGCGAGCGCGTGCTGGCCGTGGCGCTGTCCGGCTTCACCGCCGTCGGTGGCCGGTTGTCCGGTGCACGGCCGGCCGTGGCTTTCGGCGCGTTCGCCCACGGGTTCCTGGTCGCCGCCGCGGACGAGGTCTTCCTGGTCGACGCGGCCGCGGCCGGGGTGTCGGTGCGGCCGCAGCGCACGACCGACCACGCGGACGCGTGCCTGCTGGAGCTGTCCGACGTCCAGGGGACTTCGCTGGGCGCCATCGCCGAGTGGCTGCGCCTGCGCGGGACGGCCGGCGTGTGCGCGCAGCAGCTCGGCGTCGTCGAGCGGGCCCTGGAGCTGACGGCGGCGTACGCGGGCGAGCGCAAGCAGTTCGACCACGTCATCGGCGGTTTTCAGGCGGTACGCCAGCGGCTCGCGGACGCGTACGTCGACGTCGAAGCGGTCCGCCTGACGACCCTGCAAGCCGCGTGGCGGCTGGCGTCGGACCTCCCCGCGACGGAAGCGGTGGCGACGGCGAAGTTCTGGGCCGCGGAGGCCGGTCATCGCGTGGCCCACACGACGGTCCACGTCCACGGCGGCGTCGGCATCGACGTCGACCACGTGGTGCACCGCTATTTCACGGCGGCGAAGCGGCTGGAGTTCGAGCTGGGTTCGGCGACACCGCAGCTGCTGGCGCTGGGTGACGCACTGGCCGGCTAAACGGCGTACGTCCAGAATTCGCGCATCAGCGGAGTGGGCTCGGGGCTGGTCAGCTCGACCTGGGTGAGCAGCACCGAAACCGTGCCGGTCGAGGGGACGATGTGCCAGGCGGTGCCGGCACCGCCGACCCAGCCGTAGCGGCCGGCCACCTCGCCGGGGTGCGTCGGCTCGACGTCGACCGAACCGCCGTAGCCCCAGCCCTGTCCGTGCAGGAAAACCCGGCCGGCTTCGCGCTGCTCGGGTGTCAGGTGGTCGGTCGTCATCGCGCGAACCGAGTGCGGGGAGAGCCGCCGGCCGGCCGTGCCTTCGGCCAGCAGGAAGCGGCCGAAGGCGAGCAGGTCGTCGACGGTCGAGACGAGCCCGCCCGACCCGGAGGAGAACGACGGCGGGGTGCTCCAGCGGCCTTCGGGCGAGTCGATCAGCCGCAGCCCGTCCTCGCCCCGGCGGTAAGCGCTGGTCAGCCGGCCCAGCGCGGCGGTCGGCACGGTGAACCCGGTATCGGCCATACCGAGCGGCTCGAACAGGTGCTCCGCCAGGAACTCCGGCAGCGGACGGCCGGTGACTCGCGAGATCAGCACGCCTTGGAGATCGGAGGCGGTGTCGTAGAGCCATGCCTCGCCGGGCTGGTGCAGCAGCGGCACTTGCGCGAGCGCGGCCAGCCACTCGTCGGGAGTGAGCCCGCGAGGAGGAGCGGCCGGGTGGCCGAGGACCTGGAGGAGCAGGTCGACGGCGGGCAGCGTCATGTCGGCGGCCAGGCCGTAGCCGCAGCGGAAGGTGAGCAGGTCTTCCACGGTGATCGGGCGGGTGGCGGGGACTACGTCGTCGACTGGGCCTTGTGGGGTGCGGACCACTAGTGGGGAGGCCAGTTCGGGGAGCCACGGCGCGATGGGGTCTTCGAGGGCGAGGTCGCCTTCGTCGACGAGGAGGAGCAGCGCCGCGGCGACGATCGGTTTGGTCAGGGAGGCGATGCGGAAGAGGGAGTCGCGCGCCATGGGGAGGGTGTGCTTGGCGTCGGCCGAGCCGATGGCTGCGGTTTCGACCTGGTCGCCGTGGGCGATGAGGGCTACCGCGCCGGGGAGGTCTGCGGCGTGCCGGGTCAGGAGGTCGGCGAGGGTGGTCGGGCCGGTCGCGGGGGCGCGGTTCGGGCCGGGTGTGGTGGTCGTGCCAGCCGACGCGGCGGAATCCGCCGGCTCGGTCGGGCCAGTCGGGGCGGCGGGATCGGCCTGGCCAGTCGGGGCAGCCGAATCAGGCGGCTCGGCCGGGCCAGCCGGCGCAGCAGACTCAGCCGCCGGGGCGGGGCCAGTCGGCACAGTCGAGGTGGCCGGGCCAGCCGGCGCAGCCGGACCGGGCGAGGTGGCCGAGCCGGGCGGCCCGGCCTGGCCGCCCGGTGCGGCGGAGTCAGCCCGCTCCGCCGGCTCGATCGGTGCAGCCCGGTCGGCCGGAGTGGCCCGGTCGGCCGGCGCAGCCGGACCGGGCGGCCTGACCTGGCCGGTCGATACCGCGGAGTCAGTCCGCTCCGTCGGCTCGATCGGTGCAGCCCGGTCAGCCGGAGTGGCCCGGTCGGCCCGGTCGGCCGGCGCAGCCGGCCCAGGCGACCCGGCCTGGCCACCCGGTGCGGCAGAGTCAGTCCACTCCGCCAGCTCGGTCGGTGCAGCCCGGTCGGCCGGATCGGCCCGGGTGGCCAAATCGGCCGGCGCAGCCGGCTCAGGCGACCCGGCCTGGCCGCCCGGTGCGGCAGAGTCAGCCCGCTCCGCCGGCTCGGTCGATGCAGCCGAGCCAGCCGGAATGGCCCGGGTGGCCGAGGCAGCCGGACCGAGCGAGGTGGCTGAGCCAGCCGGACCGGGCGGCATGGCCTGGCCGCCCGGTGCGGCAGAGTCAGCCCACTCCGCCGGCTCGGTCGATGCAGCCGAGCCAGCCGGAGCGGCCCGGGTGGCCGGGCTAGCCGAGCCGGTCGATCGCGGCGGCCGGTGTCGAAGGGGATCGGTCGGCATGGCCGAGTCAGTCGCGCGAGCCGGGTCGGGCGCCTGGGCCGGGTCGGGCGTTGTGGCCGGGTCAGCCGGGTCGGGTGAGTGTGGGGGCCGGTTGTGGGTGGGGTCTGGCGGCGTGGGCATGCTCAGTCCAGCGGGTTGATCGCGCGCAGGCGGCGGGGGCCCGTGTCGGGGCGGGTTGGGGGCAAGCCCAGGACCAGGCGGGCGTTGGCGACGAATGCGCCGTCCGGGGAGGCCAGGATCGGGTCCAGTACCAGTGAGCGGACCTCGGGGTTGTCCTCCGCCAAGGCTGCCACGCGCAGCACCATGTCCTGCAGCGCCGCCAGGTCGGCCGGCTCGTCGCCGCGGTAGCCCGTCAGCAGGGGGGCCGTTCGGGGCTCGCGCAGCAGCGTTGCCGCGTCGACGTCGGTGAGGGGGACCGCGCGGTAGGCGCGGTCGCCCAGCAGGGTGCTGACCAGGCCGGACAGCCCGAACGAGACCAGCGTGCCGAACGACGGGTCGTCCTGCAGGCCGATCACGCACGACAGGCCCTTCGGTGCCATCCGCTGGACGTACACCTCGTCGTCGCCGGAGATTTCGCGCAGGGTTTCGTACGCCGTGCGCACCGAGTCCGCGGAGGCCAGGTCGAGCCGGACGCCGGCCAGGTCGGGGCGGCCGCGCAGGCGTTCGTCGACCGCTTTGAGCGTCACCGGGAAGCCCAGCTCGGCCGCCGCCGCGATGGCTTCGTCCACTGTGGACACTATGCGGAACGGCACGACGTCGATGCCGTAGCAGCCCAGCAGCCGGACGACGTCGGTGTCGGACAGCAGCGTCGTCTTGCCGCTCTCGGCGTCCAGGAGTTCGCGGACCAGGCCCTGCGCCTGTTCCGTGTGGATCCCCTGCGGCCGCACGAGGGTGCCCTGCGGGCGCTGCCGCCACGCCGCGTAGCGGACGACCCTCGCGAGGGCGTTCACCGCGCGTTCCGGGCTCGGGTAGGACGGGATCGACCCGCGCGTCGGCACGCCGTCGTCGCTGAACACGGCCAGCTCGTCCGGTACGCCTTCCGCGGCGAGGAACGTCGAGACGATCGGCTTGCGCTGCCCCAGCTCGACCACGGTTTCCCGCAGGGCACGCGCGTACGCCGTGCCGGGAATTGCGATCGGCGGTGCGAACACGACGACCAGCGCGTCGGTCTCCGGCGACGTCAGCGCTTCGCCGACCGCCTTCGCGAAGTCCTCCGGGCTCGCCTGCGGGCCGACGTCCACCGGGTCCGAGGCGAGCCGCAGGCCCTGCATCCGCGCGGTGTCCGCGGCCAGCAGGCCGATCGCGCTCGAGTTGCCGACGATGGCGACCCGCGGGCCGGCGGGCAGCGGCTGGTGGGCGAACACGAGCGCCGTGTCGAACAGCTGCGCCAGTGACTC encodes the following:
- a CDS encoding ferredoxin, producing MEIGVDRLACEANAVCVGFAPDVFDLDDDENLVVRPGPVPADQVERVSDAVKGCPKNALFIVG
- a CDS encoding serine hydrolase, whose translation is MTRHAADLPGAVALIAHGDQVETAAIGSADAKHTLPMARDSLFRIASLTKPIVAAALLLLVDEGDLALEDPIAPWLPELASPLVVRTPQGPVDDVVPATRPITVEDLLTFRCGYGLAADMTLPAVDLLLQVLGHPAAPPRGLTPDEWLAALAQVPLLHQPGEAWLYDTASDLQGVLISRVTGRPLPEFLAEHLFEPLGMADTGFTVPTAALGRLTSAYRRGEDGLRLIDSPEGRWSTPPSFSSGSGGLVSTVDDLLAFGRFLLAEGTAGRRLSPHSVRAMTTDHLTPEQREAGRVFLHGQGWGYGGSVDVEPTHPGEVAGRYGWVGGAGTAWHIVPSTGTVSVLLTQVELTSPEPTPLMREFWTYAV
- a CDS encoding 3-oxoacyl-ACP reductase, which produces MSLTGRIAIVTGAAAGLGRAEALALAARGATVVVNDIGEPKDVVAEIEAAGGTAVAVAGDVGERATADALTQAALDLGGLDVVVNNAGVLRDKMLFSMSDDDWDTVLRVHLRGHFLLSRNAAKHWREKSKADGKPVYGRLVNTASEAFLIGSPGQPNYAAAKAGITALTMSAARGLAKYGVRANAICPRARTAMTEGVFGAAPAEGADPLSVEHVAPFVAYLASPAAEHVNGQVFVVHGGTVALVEAPRIERRWGLDELETSVSAFFAERDPGRMFAATEILEES
- a CDS encoding acyl-CoA dehydrogenase family protein, which encodes MDFTPSEASADLAALSRRILAGKTTHDPHGTGGFDAPLWTALGQAGVLDAALPSSLGGGGFGLLEQCAVLTEIGRAVAAVPYLPSITMAASALAEFGTPELVDRWVLPVLRGERVLAVALSGFTAVGGRLSGARPAVAFGAFAHGFLVAAADEVFLVDAAAAGVSVRPQRTTDHADACLLELSDVQGTSLGAIAEWLRLRGTAGVCAQQLGVVERALELTAAYAGERKQFDHVIGGFQAVRQRLADAYVDVEAVRLTTLQAAWRLASDLPATEAVATAKFWAAEAGHRVAHTTVHVHGGVGIDVDHVVHRYFTAAKRLEFELGSATPQLLALGDALAG
- a CDS encoding ABC transporter permease, translated to MSESTGTLPGTAALTQVGRLATLSWEVLRAIFKRPFQAREWIQQCWFFASVTILPTALVAIPFGAVIALQLGSLTAQIGAQSFTGAASALAIVQQASPLITALLVAGAGGSAVCADIGARKIREEIDAMEVLGVNPIQRLIVPRVLAAMVVSVLLNGLVSVVGVLGGYFFNVVLQGGTPGAYLASFNALAQVPDLWVSEIKALLYGFVAGVVAAFRGLNPPPGPKGVGDAVNQAVVITFLLLFLINVVLTAIYLRIVPPKAM
- a CDS encoding MCE family protein, which encodes MTRELWQRLRYQVLGLAFLLVAALFITGTLAVYNKAFTPVTLVKLETDRVGSQLRTGGDVKVRGMIVGEVRSVLAKGDHAELELALDPDKTHVIPKNVAARLLPKTLFGERYVALQLPEAPQGPIEAGDVIPQDRSSAAIELQKVLDDVLPLLQAVQPEKLSSTLTAVSTALEGRGKQLGRTLVQLSDYLGKLNPSLPDVKADITGLANVAQTYDKAAPDLLQALSDLTTTSRTIVDQRAQLSDLYATVTAASVDLTNFLQVNKDNLIRLTTAIQPTLDVLAKYAPEYPCLMRQLAESVPRAELAFGKGTAHPEVSRVTIEFAASRGKYLPGVDEPKYEDKRGPRCYPQVPKPGVWPQYPPDGAIEDGSSKPAPPKNPPEELPAGGGALGGSGTIVGSSYERDLIDLLASPALGTAPGDVPGWAGLLVGPLYRGAEVELK
- a CDS encoding acyl-CoA dehydrogenase family protein, with the protein product MRIDYTPEQRELAAELREYFAELMTPERRDGLRSGGGEYGDGAAYKEIVRQLGKDGWLALGWPKEYGGQGRPMLDQLIFTDEAAVAGVPVPFLTVNTVGPTIMRYGTDEQKAFYLPKIAAGELHFSIGYSEPEAGTDLASLKTRAVRDGDEYVVTGQKMWTSLIEYADYVWLAVRTDPSAKKHRGLSMLIVPTSAPGFSWTKVHTVAGAGTSATYYDEVRVPVSARVAEENAGWPLITNQLNHERVALTSAAPVRKALADVLAWAKETGAIEQEWVRLHLARVHAGAEYLKLRNWRIAWAAAASELGPAEASATKVYGTEFAIEAYRLLMEVLGAAAVVREGSPGALLAGRIERLHRSALILTFGGGTNEIQRDMIAATALGLPVTR
- a CDS encoding MCE family protein codes for the protein MRTFVPSLVKLAVFAVVTVLLTGVLAATIANTNFGETSGYLAKFTDASGLKEGDDVRIAGVKVGQVDAIGVVEGDRNFAEVRFDVEHAYRLPETVTATIKYRNLVGQRYLALGTDVPGQRALEDGGTIPPERTKPALNLTVLFNGFKPLFKALSPKDVNQLSAEIISVFQGEGGTITSLLQHTASLTTAIASKDQVIGQVIANLNTVLGTVNAHGPQLGDLIEQTQKLVSGLAEQRKPIGDAVSALGDLAVSTTGLLADARPALKDDVARLGVLSQNLGDSGVLLNHLLEVLPGNLQKFTRTLSYGSWFNYYLCGITGTIGISSLDITLPIVPIPGTQRAERCGP
- a CDS encoding ABC transporter permease; this translates as MTAEPIDHERTLEYIARPGQSLEGLGKQLAFAAKALAWSPRTIRRYGRETLRLLTEVCFGTGGLAVIGGTLGVMIGMTLFTGLIVGLQGYSALNQLGTAALTGFISAYFNTREVAPLSAGLALSATVGCGFTAQLGAMRISEEIDALEVMGVPSMPYLVTTRVLAGVAAVIPLYAVGLLSSYLASRQITIWLYGQSAGTYDHYFTLFLPPGDVLWSFGKVIVFSVLVILSHCYYGFNAGGGPAGVGVAVGRAVRTSIVLISVLDFFLSLAIWGANTTVRISG
- a CDS encoding glucose 1-dehydrogenase translates to MRLDGKIAIVTGAARGQGEAAARAFVAEGAKVLVADILDDEGKQLAAELGEQAVYQHLDVGSEDDWATAVERVGTEFGAPDVLVNNAGILHFSELGKTTLADYERVIRVNQIGAFLGMRSVVEPMTAAGGGSIVNVSSVEGLAGMPYLIAYTASKFAIRGMTKVAAMELGKKHIRVNSVHPGAIDTQMVSTAAGGQKVDMSYVGKKVALGRVGQPEDIAKLVLFLASDESAYCTGAEFVADGGATASHALNF